The nucleotide sequence TCTTTGATTTTAATTTTAAAGGTAATACTAGAGAGTTGGATACCTAGTATAACTAAAGCTAAGGGTATAGCACCTTCACCGAGTAATTTTACTCCTTCAGCGAGATTAAAAGGGAAAGATAACTGGAGTTGATAAGCTCCAAATCCTAATAACATCGCCCAAAATAGGGGTAATTTTAGGGTTAATTTTAAGCCTCGACGCCAACCATTACCTCTAAGGATAGCAGGACCTAAACCAAAGGTTAACACACTCGAAGCGATCATATAGATAATAGCTCTTTCTAAACCTTGTTCACCAAAAGCAAATTTAATTAAGGGTAAACCGAGATTCCCGTTATTAGGAAATAAAGAAGCAGCCAATAAACTAGTAGCTAAAGGGGGAGGTAATTGGAGGAGTTTAGCTAGAATTATCGAGGTGATATAGACAGCGAGTGAGACGAGAATAAATCCGAGGATTAATCCAGTAGCACTTTTTGCCGATATAGTAGTACGATAGAGACCATCAGCGACTAAAGCAGGGGTAAGGATATATACGGTGATTTGGGATAAACTCTGAGTCTCTAGGGGAAGAAACCGATTAGCGATAAAACCAATCAGGATGATTAAAGCTACAGGAGCGATCGCGGGTAAAAAGGCTGACATTGATTAGTTAGCAGATTCGTCAATTGGGTATTTTCTGCACAGTTGGCATAATATAGCGCTACGCAAAAGGCAAGAGTAGATTAGCACTCTTGTTTCATAACTTGAAAATGTCCTAACCACAACGCGTACTACTATATAGCAAATGCTCAAAAAAAACCTCAATGATAAATAGTTACCATTGAGTCAAAAAAATAGTACAATGATTAATAGCGAGCTTTTTTGGTAGTAGAACTTTGAGGAAAGCCAAGATTGCGTATTACTTGGTTTTTCCTCTCGGTTTCTAGTTGTTTAAGCTTGGTATAATCTACCCAATGAATGCAATCCACCGGACAAGTATCGATCGCTTCTTGGATTAACTCTTCTGAGTCGCCGTTATGATTAAAAACCCTAGCTCGTCCATGCTCTGGTTCGATATAAAAGGTATTAGCCGCTGTATGGGCGCAATGTTTACAACCGATACAGGTCGTTTCATCGACGTAGGGACCTTTTTGCCGTAATACTCCTCCTAATTCTGGTTCATATCCTGAAACAGAGGCATTATTGCGTAAAATCCCTCCCAATTCTGGCTCTAAACCCGAACCTTGAGAATTTGAGGGAATTTCCGACATTAGGCGCTCCAACGTTGTACGACTAGACGAATTGAACCATCTTGATTTTTTTGTTGTTCAGCGAGTTGAAAACCTTGTTTGCTAGACTCGTTAACTACGGTGTGGTAAGCGTAGCGTTGGGTTACTTGTCTGAGAAAACCTTCTACGGTTAAGGGTTGTTGCCAATATTGTAAATCGGTGACTAGTTCGTATTCTTGTCCATTCCAGCTAAACCCTAAGTCGTAGTTGTTAGCTTGAGGAATTACTACTTCTGCGTTGTGAGTTTGACCCTGATATCCTCTGACTTGGGATGGTCCTGGTTGCCATTCTATCCCTAAATCGTTTAAAGCTGTGGTTAAATAATTCAGATTGCGGATTTTGGTCTTGATATTGCTAAAGTGTGACATACTTGCTCCTAAAGAAAAGTTAATTAAATTTTACAAAAAAAAAGAAGTCTTTACCATTGACTAGAAGTAGCTTTATTGGTTACTTTGTCCGATTGATAAGCTTCTTGAGCATAAAAAGCGCTGTTTTTTTCTTGAGATAAAACTTGTCCTAGTTCCGCTTCAATTGCTGCGGTTACCTCTTGACAAGAAGCACCAATTATGCCTGTGACCGTTTCTTTAACCCGACCATCAGGGTAAATAATAAACTCAAGAGATTCCATGTTCATAATTAAATCTCAAAGGGGTTAAACGCTAAATTTTTGCAGCAGTATGTATAGAATTGTAGCAAAAGTTCATAAAAACTAGGTTAGTTACTTGAGTTTTTTTAAGATTTTGTGCCAATCTGATTAGATAAAAGATGTCTTAGAATAGAAAAAAGTCAAAATAACTTAATATAACCCGAGTCTATGCCAATTTTAGCTGCGATCGCTGTACTAGCGATTTTAATTATTGTCCACGAATTAGGTCACTTCGCCGCTGCCAGATTACAAGGAATCTACGTTAACCGTTTTGCCATTGGGTTTGGTCCTGCTTTATTAAAATATAAAGGTTCACAAACCGAATACTCAGTAAGAGCCTTTCCTTTAGGAGGTTATGTAGCCTTTCCTGATGATGAACCAGATAGCAACATACCTCCAGACGATCCTAATTTATTACGCAATCGTCCCATTTTAGATAGAGCGATCGTTATTAGTGCAGGAGTAATCGCTAATCTGATTTTTGCTTATTTTCTCTTGGTAGTGCAATCTGGCACAATAGGGTTTCAAAGTATTGACTATCAACCAGGGGTAATAGTACCTCAAGTTTTAAACGAAAGTACAGGGGTCGCAGCAACAGCGGGAATCAAACCAGGAGATATTATTACAGGTATTGATTCTCTCACCCTTCCTGCTTCGAGTGAAGGGATTACCACACTCAGAGATAAAATTCAACAATCCGCCAATCAACCCTTAGAATTAACCATCACTAGAGATACAGAAGAGATTCTCGTCACCGTTATTCCCCAAGAAAGTGAAGATGGTAAAGGGAAAATCGGGGTAATGCTTTCCCCTAATGGAGAAGTAGTGCGCAAACGCGCTCAAAATCCCCTAGAAGCC is from Gloeocapsa sp. DLM2.Bin57 and encodes:
- a CDS encoding AEC family transporter gives rise to the protein MSAFLPAIAPVALIILIGFIANRFLPLETQSLSQITVYILTPALVADGLYRTTISAKSATGLILGFILVSLAVYITSIILAKLLQLPPPLATSLLAASLFPNNGNLGLPLIKFAFGEQGLERAIIYMIASSVLTFGLGPAILRGNGWRRGLKLTLKLPLFWAMLLGFGAYQLQLSFPFNLAEGVKLLGEGAIPLALVILGIQLSSITFKIKIKELLGVTIRLILAPIVALAVGKLLNLETLDLQILVIQSAMPTAVNTIILVTEFGGDVPWAARAIVVSTLVSFFTLPLWLHIVNYVNF
- a CDS encoding ferredoxin, with amino-acid sequence MSEIPSNSQGSGLEPELGGILRNNASVSGYEPELGGVLRQKGPYVDETTCIGCKHCAHTAANTFYIEPEHGRARVFNHNGDSEELIQEAIDTCPVDCIHWVDYTKLKQLETERKNQVIRNLGFPQSSTTKKARY
- a CDS encoding DUF1257 domain-containing protein; the protein is MSHFSNIKTKIRNLNYLTTALNDLGIEWQPGPSQVRGYQGQTHNAEVVIPQANNYDLGFSWNGQEYELVTDLQYWQQPLTVEGFLRQVTQRYAYHTVVNESSKQGFQLAEQQKNQDGSIRLVVQRWSA
- a CDS encoding DUF2997 domain-containing protein, which codes for MNMESLEFIIYPDGRVKETVTGIIGASCQEVTAAIEAELGQVLSQEKNSAFYAQEAYQSDKVTNKATSSQW
- the rseP gene encoding RIP metalloprotease RseP yields the protein MPILAAIAVLAILIIVHELGHFAAARLQGIYVNRFAIGFGPALLKYKGSQTEYSVRAFPLGGYVAFPDDEPDSNIPPDDPNLLRNRPILDRAIVISAGVIANLIFAYFLLVVQSGTIGFQSIDYQPGVIVPQVLNESTGVAATAGIKPGDIITGIDSLTLPASSEGITTLRDKIQQSANQPLELTITRDTEEILVTVIPQESEDGKGKIGVMLSPNGEVVRKRAQNPLEAIVMGADEFQRIATLTVQGFSQLLLNFQESARQVAGPVAIVAVGAQLAKDNLGNLFQFAALISINLAIINILPLPALDGGQLLFLLIEGVFGKPLPARLQEGIMQTGLFLLLGLGMFLIIRDTANLAFFQQLFQ